One Lycium barbarum isolate Lr01 chromosome 5, ASM1917538v2, whole genome shotgun sequence genomic window carries:
- the LOC132641416 gene encoding UDP-glycosyltransferase 74B1-like produces the protein MVYRRNEPHVIFVPYPSQGHINPLLQFSKRLASKGIKATIATTKYTVKSINSPNISVEAISDGFDEGGFSQAQKADVFLKSFEENGSRTLSQLVKKYKKSTHPISCIVYDSFFPWALHVAKQHGIYGAAFFTNSATVCAVFAHIHQGTFSLPVRIEENEPLLLPGLPSLYPLDVPGFIRDPESYPAYLAMKMSQFSNVENADWIFDNSFQELEGEIARGVSNLWPAKLIGPMVPSSYLDGRIEGDKGYGASLWKPLSEECLKWLKTKPIQSVIYISFGSMVALTPKQMEEMAYALIGSNMNFLWVVRETEKCKLPKGFVESTKGKGLIVSWCNQLETLANQAIGCFVTHCGWNSTLEGLSLGVPMVAMPQWSDQMTDAKFIDEIWKIGVRTKLDEFGIVRREELLFCLKEVMEGERSYEIRRNASKWKILAKTTASEGGSSDKAINEFVDILNSKVSLVDEVHTTRKYRNVNKKFNIWQYIRIKLRTWTYSVF, from the exons ATGGTATACAGAAGAAATGAACCACATGTCATATTTGTACCATATCCTAGCCAAGGTCACATTAACCCACTCCTACAATTTTCAAAACGTTTAGCCTCAAAAGGTATCAAAGCAACCATAGCCACAACTAAATACACTGTAAAGTCAATTAATTCACCAAACATCTCAGTTGAAGCAATTTCTGATGGATTTGATGAGGGTGGTTTCTCCCAAGCCCAAAAAGCTGATGTATTTCTCAAATCGTTTGAAGAAAATGGCTCGAGAACTCTATCACAACTagtcaaaaaatacaaaaaatcaaCACATCCAATAAGTTGCATAGTTTACGATTCGTTCTTTCCGTGGGCTCTTCATGTGGCAAAACAACATGGAATTTATGGAGCTGCATTTTTCACAAATTCCGCCACGGTTTGTGCTGTGTTTGCTCATATTCACCAAGGAACATTTTCGTTGCCAGTGAGGATTGAAGAAAATGAGCCTTTGTTATTGCCTGGTTTACCTTCTTTGTACCCTCTTGATGTTCCTGGATTTATTAGGGATCCTGAAAGTTACCCTGCTTATTTAGCTATGAAAATGAGTCAATTCTCCAATGTGGAAAATGCTGACTGGATTTTTGATAACTCATTTCAAGAACTAGAAGGAGAG ATAGCAAGAGGAGTATCAAATCTTTGGCCAGCAAAGTTAATTGGACCAATGGTGCCATCTTCATATTTGGATGGAAGAATTGAAGGTGACAAAGGGTATGGAGCAAGTCTATGGAAACCCCTTAGTGAAGAATGCCTCAAATGGCTAAAAACAAAACCAATTCAATCAGTAATTTACATTTCCTTCGGAAGCATGGTAGCACTCACACCAAAACAGATGGAAGAAATGGCATATGCTTTGATAGGCAGCAATATGAATTTTCTTTGGGTTGTAAGAGAAACCGAAAAATGCAAATTGCCTAAAGGATTCGTAGAATCCACAAAAGGGAAAGGACTCATAGTGTCATGGTGCAATCAGCTCGAAACGCTGGCAAATCAAGCCATTGGTTGTTTCGTGACTCATTGTGGATGGAATTCAACTCTGGAAGGTCTGAGCCTTGGTGTGCCAATGGTGGCGATGCCACAATGGTCCGATCAAATGACGGATGCTAAATTTAtagatgaaatatggaaaattggtGTGAGGACTAAGTTGGATGAGTTTGGAATTGTTAGAAGAGAAGAGTTATTGTTTTGTTTAAAAGAGGTAATGGAAGGGGAGAGGAGTTATGAGATTAGGAGAAATGCTAGCAAATGGAAAATTTTGGCTAAGACAACAGCTAGTGAAGGAGGTAGTTCGGACAAGGCTATTAATGAATTTGTGGACATTCTAAACTCTAAAGTTAGCCTGGTAGATGAAGTacacactacaagaaagtatagaaatgttaacaaaaaatttaatatttggcaatATATACGGATAAAACTGAGGACATGGACATATTCGGTTTTCTAA
- the LOC132641418 gene encoding gibberellin-regulated protein 3-like produces the protein MASKLLLLFAFFLFCLLAHTSSDIDIEDHQTQVVKGANRRLMAYVDCGGLCKVRCSKHSRPNLCNRACGTCCMRCKCVPPGTYGNRHLCGKCYTDMTTHGNKTKCP, from the exons ATGGCTTCCAAATTGCTTCTGCTTTTCGCCTTCTTCCTCTTCTGCCTACTTGCTCAT ACCTCTTCTGATATAGACATTGAAGATCACCAAACTCAG GTGGTGAAAGGAGCTAACAGGAGGCTCATGGCCTATGTGG ATTGTGGAGGACTGTGCAAAGTGAGATGCAGCAAGCACTCAAGGCCAAACCTATGCAACAGAGCTTGTGGGACTTGCTGTATGAGGTGCAAATGTGTTCCACCAGGCACTTATGGTAACAGACACCTTTGTGGCAAGTGCTACACAGACATGACTACTCATGGAAACAAGACCAAGTGCCCTTAA